Below is a genomic region from Staphylococcus carnosus.
AAAGGAACTTCTAAAGATTTACCTAAATATATGAATGGTCCTTACTTGAAAATGTCAACAGAGCAATTAGCAAAAGTAAATCCGCAACAAATGTTTATCATGATTGATGAAAAAGATAAACCATTATTAGAAAAACAAGAAAATGATAAAGTTTGGAAAACTATCGATGCGGTTAAACATAATCGTGTATACACTGCAGACCGTAGTACTTGGTCTAGATCACGCGGCTTGATTTCTTCTGAAGCACTTGCGAAAGATTTAGTGAAAATTTCAAAAGAACACGAAAACAACCAAAGCAGTAAGTAATATGGAGAAGGTGAATGGTTATGCGTACACAACCTGACCACAGCCTTATTGAAAAGAAACAAAGAAAACGCACCACGCTCCTTTTTATAGGGAGTGTGTGTTTTCTTTTTATTGTGATGTATTTCAATTTGACTGTCGGTACAACAAATATGAAGTTGAAAGACATTGCAGATTATTTGATATGGCATCATGATACAAAAAATACATTAGTCATACATAATATAAGAATGCCGAGAATGATTGGCGGTTTGCTTATTGGTGCAGCTTTAGCTGTAGCTGGATTATTTATGCAGGCAATGACGCGAAACCCGCTTGCTTCACCTCAAATTTTTGGTGTAAATGCTGGTGCCTCGTTTGTGATTGTTGTCATAACTATCATGTTTCCGGCTTTAACACCTATCTCTACTTTGCTTGCATTTATCGGTGCATTTATTGGCGGAAGCATTGTTTATATGCTGTCTGATTCGACTAAAGGTATGACACCTGTCAAGTTGGCTTTAGCAGGGATGACAGTACATCTATTCTTTACGAGTTTAACGCAAGGGTTGATTTTACTGAATGAAGATTCAACAACAACAGTTTATTTCTGGTTGGTTGGTTCTTTATCTACCTTGAAATGGGGAGATGTACTTTCAATCATGCCTTGGTTAATCGCTGCATTTATCGCTGCTTTATTAATGGCACGCAACATCTCAATTTTAGAATTAGGTGATGAACTTGCACGAGGGTTAGGACAAAATATCAAATTAACCCGTCTTATTCTAGGTATATTAGTAGTTGTACTTGCAGGTGCATCTGTTTCAATAGCGGGGCCGATTGGTTTTATTGGATTAATCGTTCCGCATATCGTGAAACACTATACGCAGAATAACTATTTTGTAATTATTCCGCTCACGATGATATTTGGGGCAGCGATATTGCTTTTATCAGATGTGATCAGCAGATTAATTGCATATCCATTTGAAACACCAGTAGGTATTGTAACTTCCTTCGTAGGTGCAATTTACTTCTTATCATTAACATTGAGAGGAGTGAAGCGCATATGACGAAACATTTAGGCAGAAAGTATCTTATTGTCATTGCAATATTAATTATTGTGTCTTTATTTTCACTCTCAGTCGGTGCTGTTTTTGTCAATCCGCTTGAAGCTATTAAAGGATTGATTATGCAAGATGATTTCATTATTAATGAATATAGAGAACCGCGTATGCTTGTCGGCTTGCTTGTGGGAAGCAGTATTGCCATTTCTGGTGCTGTAATTCAAGGTGTTGTCAGAAACCCATTAGCATCTCCAGATGTAATCGGTATTACAAAAGGTGCAAGTTTAGCGGCAGTAACTGTATTAATTTTATTCCCTAAAGCACCTATTTATGCATTGCCTGTTGCATCTTTCATTGGTGCATTAGTAGTGAGTTTAATCTTATCTTATTTAATTGCACGTAAAGATGTACAAGGATCTAATCTAGCGTTAATCGGTTTAGCCATCGGTGCAATTTGTATGGCAGCGGTGCAATATTTATTAATCCGCTTCCCGCTTGAAGCGAATTTAGCACTCGTTTGGCTGACGGGTAGTTTATTTGGCCGTAATATGGACCATGTCCTTTCAATTTTACCGTGGTTCATTGTGACGGTACCGTTGATTTTATTCTTAGCACAACGTTTAGATATTATTCATCTTGGTGACCAAGTCGCAACTGCGCTTGGTACAAGAGTCAGAACTGTTAAAATGGTAATGTTGATTTTAGCAGTGATGCTTGCAGGTTCATCTATTGCAGTAGTCGGTGGTTTAAGCTTCTTAGGTTTAATTGCACCGCACATAGCAAGAACTATTGTCGGACATAAACATATTCATATTATTACGATGTCTGGTTTAATCGGTGCTATTTTAATTATTGTCAGTGATACATTAGCACGCGGTATTCATCCACCGTTAGATATACCGGTCGGTGTCATTATTGCCATTGTAGGTGCACCTTATTTTATCTATGTATTAAGAAAAATGTAGTAAATACGAAGAATCGTTTCTCTTTATTGAGAAGCGTTTCTTTTTTATGCATGCAATGAGTTCTATGCAAAATGCATGCTTGTATTTAAAAGAAGGAAGCTGTCTAAAAAGAGTGATAGCAACAATTAGAGTAATCATAGTTAGAATAAAAGTGTATTATAATTGTTGGTTTTATACATTTTTTTGTATTAATATTTAATTTTCTATTGCTAACTCTCTTAATTATGCTTATACTTATTTTAACGAGAGGGAGAAGATTATGGAAAAATATACAAAATTACAAATTATAAAAGGACGTTTAAAATTCATTATTATGTCATTGATCGGAATTCTGCTTTTCTTGATTCCGATACCTGTGACAGAAGATGGTAAGAAACAAACAACATTAACCGTCGCATTTTTAGCAAACTGGCTGAAAGAATTGTTAGGCGGCTCAATGCCGTATATCTTGCTGATTGTCATTACACTTTCTGGCCTACTTACCTTATTATGTTCTACTATTTTAAAAAATCGAATTAATCCAGAAGGTTTAATGAATACTGTATTTAATGTTACACCGATTTGGTTGATTGTCAGATTATTAGCTGTTGTTTTTGTTTGGATGACATTCTTACATATTGGGACAAAAGTAGTTTATTCAGACGATACAGGCAACTTGATTTTTTCTGATTTATTACCAACCTTATTATCGGTATTTTTCTTTGCAGCATTATTTTTACCGCTACTATTAGAATTCGGTTTATTAGAAATGCTAGGGCCGATTTTCAGACCAGTCATGAGACCTTTGTTTACATTACCTGGACGTTCTACAGTTGATAACTTGGCATCATTTATCGGAGATGGAACAGTAGGGGTAATTATTACCAGCCGTCAATATGAACAAGGCTTTTATTCTAGAAGAGAAGCAACAGTCATAGCGACGATTTTCAGTGTTGTCTCATTAACTTTTGCGATTGTAGTAGCTGAAACAGTCGGAATGCAAAATCACTTCTTCTATTTCTATTTAACTGTAATCGTTTCATGTTTAGTCGCTGCTGTAATTATGCCGAGAATTTGGCCATTACGTAATATTCCTGATGAATATGCGGTAGAAAATAGTGAATATAGTAAAGATGAATCTAAACCAGAAGGTGTATCTGCTGTACGTCATGGCTTTAATTTAGCAACTGAACAAGGGATTAAAGCACCTGGTTTTGTAGATTTCTTTAAATCAGGATTAGGTACAGTAGTGGATATGTGGTTCGCGATTTTACCAGTGGTAATGACGATTGGGACATTAGCTACCATTATTGCGACATATACACCATTCTTTGAAATTATCGGTAAACCATTCGTACCATTATTAGAGTTATTGCAAATTCCTGAAGCAGGACGTGCATCTGAAACAATGCTGGTCGGCTTTGCAGATATGTTTTTACCATCTATTTTAATTGATGGCGTGAAAAGTCAAATCACACTTTTTGTTGTAGGTGCGTTAAGTATCTCTCAATTAATTTATTTATCAGAAGTGGGCGGTGTTATCTTAGGATCTAAGATTCCTGTCAGTATTGGTAAGTTGTTTGTCATCTTCTTGCTCAGAACAATTATTGTCTTACCAATCATTGCTTTGATGGCGCATTTATATTTCTAACAAAAAGGAGTGCACTCATTGAATTGCATGAGTGCACTCCTTTTTTGCTATTCTAATTTACCAAGTGCTGTAAGTACATGAGATTTTACGAGATTGCTGCCAATGATCGGTGATTCTTTCTTTTCTTGATTATCAGATTCTTTTTTATCGGAACGTTGGTGTGCTTGTTTGAAGGCATCACTATTCTTCCAATTTTCAAAGTCTTTTTCTGAATCCCACCAAGTAGTCACATACATCTCCTCAG
It encodes:
- a CDS encoding FecCD family ABC transporter permease — protein: MTKHLGRKYLIVIAILIIVSLFSLSVGAVFVNPLEAIKGLIMQDDFIINEYREPRMLVGLLVGSSIAISGAVIQGVVRNPLASPDVIGITKGASLAAVTVLILFPKAPIYALPVASFIGALVVSLILSYLIARKDVQGSNLALIGLAIGAICMAAVQYLLIRFPLEANLALVWLTGSLFGRNMDHVLSILPWFIVTVPLILFLAQRLDIIHLGDQVATALGTRVRTVKMVMLILAVMLAGSSIAVVGGLSFLGLIAPHIARTIVGHKHIHIITMSGLIGAILIIVSDTLARGIHPPLDIPVGVIIAIVGAPYFIYVLRKM
- a CDS encoding YjiH family protein gives rise to the protein MEKYTKLQIIKGRLKFIIMSLIGILLFLIPIPVTEDGKKQTTLTVAFLANWLKELLGGSMPYILLIVITLSGLLTLLCSTILKNRINPEGLMNTVFNVTPIWLIVRLLAVVFVWMTFLHIGTKVVYSDDTGNLIFSDLLPTLLSVFFFAALFLPLLLEFGLLEMLGPIFRPVMRPLFTLPGRSTVDNLASFIGDGTVGVIITSRQYEQGFYSRREATVIATIFSVVSLTFAIVVAETVGMQNHFFYFYLTVIVSCLVAAVIMPRIWPLRNIPDEYAVENSEYSKDESKPEGVSAVRHGFNLATEQGIKAPGFVDFFKSGLGTVVDMWFAILPVVMTIGTLATIIATYTPFFEIIGKPFVPLLELLQIPEAGRASETMLVGFADMFLPSILIDGVKSQITLFVVGALSISQLIYLSEVGGVILGSKIPVSIGKLFVIFLLRTIIVLPIIALMAHLYF
- a CDS encoding heme oxygenase, which produces MYIVTNRIEVKKGFAEKMAPRFTSNPKLEEMPGFNRVEVSLIENDNADTEEMYVTTWWDSEKDFENWKNSDAFKQAHQRSDKKESDNQEKKESPIIGSNLVKSHVLTALGKLE
- a CDS encoding FecCD family ABC transporter permease, whose product is MVMRTQPDHSLIEKKQRKRTTLLFIGSVCFLFIVMYFNLTVGTTNMKLKDIADYLIWHHDTKNTLVIHNIRMPRMIGGLLIGAALAVAGLFMQAMTRNPLASPQIFGVNAGASFVIVVITIMFPALTPISTLLAFIGAFIGGSIVYMLSDSTKGMTPVKLALAGMTVHLFFTSLTQGLILLNEDSTTTVYFWLVGSLSTLKWGDVLSIMPWLIAAFIAALLMARNISILELGDELARGLGQNIKLTRLILGILVVVLAGASVSIAGPIGFIGLIVPHIVKHYTQNNYFVIIPLTMIFGAAILLLSDVISRLIAYPFETPVGIVTSFVGAIYFLSLTLRGVKRI